DNA sequence from the Bdellovibrionota bacterium genome:
TTACAGACGATTCGCTTCCGCGCCAGTGAAGTAGCGGCCGTATTGCTCCTGATCGACGCGGACCCATGGATTGAACTCCAAAATGGTCGGAGATACCGCGTCACGTTCGATATGCTTCAACAGATTCCGGCGCTCGCCAACCATCTCAATCACCTTCGAAGGGCGGCACAACCGACCGACGGAGCCGAGCTCTAAAGTTCAGCTATAGCGGTGCGGAACGCCACCGTGCGACACCATTTCGGCAGCCTTTTTGCCACCGTTCACTTTGAGCGGTTTTCAACCGTGCAAGAAGGTCAAGACACGCTCAAAACCCGCCACACGAATGTAACCTATTGAACCGATAGCGGAAATATCTAAGCCCCCGAGCGAGCTCGGAATTTCCGACGCTAAAGTTAAGCAGTCCTGATATGATTCGAACGCTAGAAGGCATTGGCCTTCTTGTTGCAGTCGTACGGGGGAAACCAGGGATCACTTGGGTTACGATTGAATGCCAGGGAGAGAAGCACAGACACGCGGCCGTTCCGTTCTCGTCCTTAATGGCACGCAGCATTTCGAAATCTTCCACGAATTTCTGATTCATACCTTGCGGCTGATGAAGCTGAATGTCACCACGGCGGCGTCCTGGAAAGATGCTCGCCGCAATTTCTTTTCATCCCCGGCCTCGTACAACGCCTTGTTGATCGATCCGCGGGTAGATGATTTTCGCGAGGAGGAATTAGCCACCTACCTTCGGGGGCGAGCGACCGCTCCTTCGCTGATCGGCATTCAACTTCACTCAAAGGACGAAGACTTCACGCTTGGAGACGAGGTGCGGATTCACGGGCTGATTTCCAAAACGCAGTCGCCGGAAGAAATGGCGTTCGTGTTTCATCGAGTTCTATTCACCAGCGGCGCGAATCAAAGAAAGTTTCCCCGGGCCCTGGCCTCCGTGGTCGTCGATCTCGGCGAATCGGGGCAGTGGAACCTTCATCGACGAGCCACCTTTAACATCAGCACAGGAGGGATTTTCCTGCGGTCGCGCAAGAACGGCCTGGGGGAAGGTTCTCTCCGCTTATCGATCGATTTGCCGGACGGTGGAAAGCCGATCTCCTGTATGGGACGAACCGCCTACCACCAGTTTGGCCGCCGGTGCATCAACCGACTTCTCCCCGAAGGCTTGGGCGTTCAGATCACGGAGATCGACGAAGGAAATCACAGACGACTCGCCGTTTTTACGAAAGAACATCTCCTTCCGGTGGATCGAACTCTCGACTCTGAGAAATCGAGTGGGGGAACTCCGGCGACTAGCGGCAAAGGGC
Encoded proteins:
- a CDS encoding PilZ domain-containing protein encodes the protein MPGREAQTRGRSVLVLNGTQHFEIFHEFLIHTLRLMKLNVTTAASWKDARRNFFSSPASYNALLIDPRVDDFREEELATYLRGRATAPSLIGIQLHSKDEDFTLGDEVRIHGLISKTQSPEEMAFVFHRVLFTSGANQRKFPRALASVVVDLGESGQWNLHRRATFNISTGGIFLRSRKNGLGEGSLRLSIDLPDGGKPISCMGRTAYHQFGRRCINRLLPEGLGVQITEIDEGNHRRLAVFTKEHLLPVDRTLDSEKSSGGTPATSGKGRAVSLSGH